A single genomic interval of Spirosoma taeanense harbors:
- a CDS encoding Gfo/Idh/MocA family protein: MKNHNQASRRRFLQQIGATSLVAASSPLSSLAARAKAEERILHYEKPISPNDTIRLGVIGYGVQGHFDLNTALKVPGVELAGICDLYTGRLENAKEQYGTELYTTRNYKELLDRKDIDAVIIATHDVWHARITLEALAKGKHVYCEKPMVYKISEGYPVIAAAKKAGKVLQVGSQRVSSIGYAKAKELLAAGEIGKLNMVNAVYDRQSSIGAWEYTIPKDANAQTTDWERFISVTATKMPFDAKKFFWWRAFKEVGTGVAGDLFIHLLSGTHFITNSKGPQSIYSTGQFSYWKDGRNLPDVMSGVMQYPDSPEHAAFQLTLQVNFISGTGGQEVIRLVGSEGVIDVVGNNISVRHSLMPEAPGFGGYDSVFTFSKAMQEEMRQEYDAKWTPEQRKRPVKEDIVFKAPDGYSDHLDHFTNFFDAIRMDKPVVEDAQFGFRAAAPALSCNASFLSKKIVQWDPVNMKLKV; this comes from the coding sequence GTGAAAAACCATAACCAAGCTTCAAGAAGACGTTTTCTACAACAAATTGGGGCAACCAGTTTAGTGGCCGCGTCCTCGCCCTTATCGTCGCTGGCCGCTCGTGCCAAAGCCGAAGAGCGCATCTTACACTATGAAAAACCCATCTCGCCCAACGATACTATCCGATTAGGGGTGATTGGGTATGGGGTTCAGGGTCATTTTGACCTTAATACGGCCCTCAAAGTGCCGGGCGTTGAACTGGCGGGCATCTGCGATTTATATACAGGCCGCCTTGAAAATGCCAAAGAGCAATATGGTACTGAGTTATATACGACCCGTAACTATAAAGAACTATTAGACCGGAAAGATATCGACGCGGTGATTATTGCCACCCATGATGTCTGGCACGCGCGCATTACGTTGGAAGCGCTGGCCAAAGGCAAGCACGTGTATTGCGAAAAACCGATGGTCTATAAAATCAGCGAAGGGTATCCGGTCATAGCAGCCGCTAAAAAGGCGGGTAAGGTATTGCAGGTGGGTAGCCAACGGGTCAGTAGCATCGGGTATGCCAAAGCCAAAGAACTGCTGGCGGCCGGTGAAATCGGTAAACTCAACATGGTGAATGCCGTCTATGACCGGCAAAGCTCGATTGGCGCCTGGGAATACACGATTCCTAAGGATGCAAATGCCCAGACAACGGATTGGGAGCGGTTTATTAGCGTAACGGCTACTAAAATGCCGTTCGATGCCAAGAAGTTTTTCTGGTGGCGGGCGTTTAAAGAGGTAGGTACGGGCGTAGCGGGCGACCTGTTTATCCACCTGCTGAGTGGTACGCACTTTATCACCAACTCAAAAGGGCCCCAAAGCATTTATAGTACCGGGCAGTTCAGTTACTGGAAAGATGGACGTAACCTGCCCGACGTAATGTCGGGCGTGATGCAATACCCCGACAGCCCCGAACATGCTGCGTTTCAGTTGACCCTGCAGGTGAATTTTATCAGCGGTACGGGCGGGCAGGAGGTGATCCGGCTGGTTGGTTCGGAAGGAGTTATTGATGTGGTTGGTAATAACATCAGCGTCAGGCATAGTCTTATGCCCGAAGCGCCCGGCTTTGGCGGTTATGATTCGGTGTTCACCTTCTCCAAGGCGATGCAGGAAGAAATGCGACAGGAGTATGATGCCAAATGGACTCCTGAGCAACGAAAAAGACCAGTCAAGGAGGATATTGTTTTTAAAGCCCCCGATGGCTATAGTGATCATCTGGATCACTTTACCAACTTCTTCGATGCGATCAGAATGGATAAACCCGTCGTGGAGGATGCCCAGTTTGGCTTTCGGGCTGCCGCACCTGCGCTGTCCTGTAACGCAAGTTTCCTGAGCAAAAAAATCGTGCAGTGGGACCCTGTCAACATGAAGTTGAAGGTATAG
- a CDS encoding TolB-like translocation protein translates to MDLKTKAIKDIPLVFYGSQGTISVPSWSSDSRTIAFVSYRVN, encoded by the coding sequence ATGGACCTTAAAACCAAAGCCATTAAAGACATTCCTCTGGTGTTTTACGGTAGTCAGGGTACGATCAGCGTACCGTCGTGGAGCTCCGATAGCCGAACGATTGCCTTTGTTAGTTACCGGGTCAACTAA
- a CDS encoding DNA-binding response regulator: protein MDKVKSVLIAEDFPLMTASIKRILYDINPEYDVQCVSRLAEAEKMLLRQSFDLLIADVQLFDEKQAGLRLVTLARQQHPAIRSVIYTQFDDAEVVQAGVLAGANGYVVKYETEAQLRLVLQAVVDGEEYLSPAVARTLIQLQQRRVDADGQSNELKALTLDELAIIKLVAEDMPKKEIAAQMNLSPSAIYAQVKRIAEKIGVVGDVGIALFARKNGLI, encoded by the coding sequence ATGGATAAGGTGAAATCAGTGCTGATAGCAGAGGATTTTCCACTAATGACAGCGAGTATTAAACGAATTCTGTATGATATTAATCCAGAGTATGATGTGCAATGCGTTAGCCGATTAGCAGAGGCAGAAAAAATGTTGCTCAGGCAATCATTTGATCTATTAATCGCCGATGTTCAGTTATTTGACGAAAAACAAGCGGGTCTTCGACTAGTAACTCTTGCCCGCCAACAACACCCAGCTATTCGATCGGTGATCTATACACAGTTTGATGATGCCGAGGTAGTACAGGCAGGTGTTCTGGCAGGGGCAAATGGCTACGTGGTCAAATACGAAACTGAGGCCCAACTTCGCCTGGTATTGCAGGCCGTAGTAGATGGAGAGGAATACTTATCCCCGGCTGTTGCCCGAACGCTGATCCAGTTGCAACAAAGACGAGTAGACGCTGATGGGCAGTCTAATGAATTGAAAGCGCTTACCCTCGATGAGTTGGCTATTATTAAATTAGTGGCGGAGGATATGCCCAAGAAAGAGATAGCAGCTCAGATGAACCTCTCACCGTCAGCTATTTATGCTCAGGTCAAGCGAATTGCCGAAAAAATTGGTGTTGTCGGCGATGTAGGCATTGCCTTATTTGCCCGTAAGAATGGGCTGATCTGA
- a CDS encoding sensor histidine kinase gives MYLSTLFVYKQHDQLAVLLWGIYYGLLLTGFLYHLLLWMFTRQTAYAYLSLYLATYFLFEINRGLSPAQQYLWPGLRWLIQNGLNLFFTVTLLAFVNFYSYVFGFRLESKRAKISTALIAGYIICLWLLLFFVPGLSRNFIAICQFLPTAGFLVVVGFRKLRAGHIYTHFYLYSLICFIGGGVLFSINRAGILPGDDFAVHYTGNLGSILEIILMSFGVAFALRQEQRNTIYFSEKARTAFTEGRAEELNLVALRLHHEAGNNLLLLLKTIERLSPDQPISGQTIKMLYSQAFDSYSMVRNWAYSATPETLLNQGLAIALQKLIDRANQTETVSFLLLITGDEDKLPLKVQFELYYVCVELVNNIIKHAQATEASLYVCIQQNLVITECRDDGIGFIQPVGSSAGGMGLDTIRKRLTRIGGTYETHRLRDRGMKVVVQIPLSDQPILTGK, from the coding sequence ATGTATCTGTCAACCCTATTCGTTTACAAACAACATGACCAGCTTGCCGTCCTGCTATGGGGTATTTATTACGGGTTGTTGTTAACTGGCTTTTTGTACCACCTGTTACTATGGATGTTTACCAGGCAAACCGCTTATGCTTATCTGAGCCTGTATCTAGCTACGTATTTTTTATTCGAGATTAACCGGGGGCTGAGTCCAGCTCAGCAATATTTATGGCCCGGTTTGAGATGGCTGATCCAAAATGGCCTGAACCTATTTTTTACCGTTACCCTGCTCGCATTTGTTAACTTCTATAGTTACGTATTCGGTTTTAGGTTAGAATCCAAACGAGCGAAGATTAGTACAGCTTTAATAGCTGGGTACATCATTTGTTTATGGTTGCTTCTGTTCTTTGTTCCTGGACTGTCTCGTAACTTCATCGCTATTTGCCAATTTCTACCTACGGCTGGTTTTCTGGTTGTTGTTGGTTTCCGAAAATTGCGGGCGGGCCATATCTATACTCATTTTTATTTGTATTCACTTATATGCTTCATTGGTGGAGGAGTCCTGTTTTCAATCAATCGGGCAGGTATCTTACCCGGTGACGACTTCGCTGTACATTATACGGGTAACCTCGGTTCCATTCTGGAAATCATTCTAATGTCGTTTGGTGTTGCTTTTGCCTTGCGACAGGAGCAGAGAAATACTATATACTTTTCCGAAAAGGCCAGGACTGCATTTACCGAAGGGCGTGCCGAGGAACTCAACTTGGTAGCCCTGCGGCTACACCACGAAGCGGGGAATAACCTGCTTCTGCTCTTGAAAACCATTGAGCGGCTTTCGCCTGATCAGCCTATTTCGGGGCAAACCATCAAGATGCTCTACAGCCAGGCTTTTGACAGCTACTCGATGGTACGTAACTGGGCATATTCCGCAACGCCCGAAACACTCCTGAATCAGGGATTGGCTATTGCTCTGCAAAAATTGATAGACCGGGCTAATCAGACGGAAACTGTCTCGTTTTTGTTGTTAATAACAGGTGATGAAGATAAACTGCCTTTGAAGGTTCAGTTTGAATTATACTATGTCTGCGTTGAATTGGTCAATAACATAATAAAACACGCGCAGGCAACAGAAGCGAGTCTATACGTTTGTATCCAACAGAACCTTGTTATAACCGAATGCCGCGACGACGGCATTGGCTTCATTCAGCCGGTGGGTTCGTCTGCAGGAGGCATGGGATTAGATACAATTAGGAAGCGACTGACTCGCATTGGTGGCACCTATGAAACGCATCGGCTCCGTGATCGTGGAATGAAAGTAGTTGTTCAGATTCCGCTGTCAGATCAGCCCATTCTTACGGGCAAATAA
- a CDS encoding PKD domain-containing protein — translation MQPRLLLQLGSIRLSVWMQSHPAALLLKVAFLCLIFSSCNKENKPPRQPPVAKVTSVTQTAVLNKAVVLDASTSSDPQQKSLTYTWTIKTKPADSKAVITNPNNMVAEFTPDKPGIYVLVLTVTNSDGQTSSMEVTITVALPGSPPNVNAGVSTTVSTGRKVTLDGSKSSDPDGDRLTYNWTIKAKPTGSNPTLANADKAVAELTPDGLGTYVMTLTVSDGVWPAVTADVTVTVTVPVVRVTTGSWTVADGTGGGNDYTPRNHFYTFEVVTNNQPVSLTLTSPDINVGLYVYNPNGEEIGRSGFGRNQTEDVIVNSGKYKIMVCSGRRYDIGAYTLKGRGLSADFVRVAALRAKATEVTFGPEGGGGNEYTPRNHYYTFDVVADNSYTDLDIQSGETTLWMTLFGPSGAEVRYSGVGTPNHLNEKLNKGTYGFWLGSGRRDAISKYTLDIFGQVQNLKQYVFESSILKDEYRGKNAATTYTLNVTDNNTLIDVSLRSPDIRGYFNVYNPNGEEIGYSGSGNYVALIRATTKGQYKIVVTPLDSGIGKYTLSVYGRFSDLKKQ, via the coding sequence ATGCAACCACGATTACTTCTTCAGTTGGGATCAATCCGATTAAGTGTATGGATGCAATCTCATCCGGCTGCATTATTGCTAAAGGTGGCATTCCTGTGCCTGATCTTCTCTAGCTGTAACAAAGAAAATAAGCCCCCAAGGCAACCTCCCGTCGCTAAAGTCACTAGTGTAACTCAGACGGCCGTACTAAATAAAGCGGTTGTTCTCGACGCATCAACGTCAAGCGATCCTCAGCAGAAAAGCCTGACTTACACCTGGACAATCAAAACCAAGCCCGCCGACAGTAAAGCGGTAATTACCAACCCGAACAACATGGTGGCGGAGTTTACGCCCGATAAGCCCGGCATCTATGTGCTGGTATTGACGGTGACTAACAGCGATGGACAAACTTCTTCAATGGAAGTGACAATTACAGTGGCGTTGCCAGGTAGCCCGCCAAATGTCAACGCGGGAGTATCAACCACCGTTTCGACCGGCCGTAAGGTGACGCTAGATGGATCAAAATCAAGCGATCCAGATGGCGACCGACTAACTTACAACTGGACTATCAAAGCCAAACCAACGGGCAGTAATCCTACTTTGGCCAATGCCGATAAAGCAGTAGCCGAGTTAACTCCCGATGGTTTAGGCACCTACGTCATGACCTTAACCGTATCGGATGGTGTCTGGCCAGCGGTCACGGCCGACGTTACTGTAACAGTAACGGTGCCTGTAGTTCGCGTAACTACGGGAAGCTGGACAGTTGCCGATGGAACTGGCGGGGGCAACGACTACACGCCCCGTAATCACTTCTACACGTTCGAGGTAGTTACCAACAATCAGCCCGTTTCTCTGACGCTGACCTCACCAGATATCAACGTGGGACTTTACGTCTATAATCCGAACGGAGAGGAAATTGGCCGGTCAGGATTCGGACGTAATCAGACGGAAGATGTGATTGTAAATTCCGGAAAATACAAGATTATGGTTTGTTCAGGCCGACGATACGACATTGGTGCATATACCTTAAAAGGACGCGGTTTAAGCGCAGACTTCGTCCGTGTAGCGGCCTTACGCGCCAAAGCAACTGAAGTAACGTTTGGGCCGGAAGGCGGGGGCGGGAATGAGTATACACCTCGTAATCACTACTATACGTTCGACGTAGTAGCCGATAATTCGTATACCGATCTTGATATACAGTCGGGGGAGACGACCCTCTGGATGACATTGTTTGGACCTTCGGGCGCCGAGGTCCGCTACTCTGGTGTGGGGACACCCAATCATTTAAATGAGAAGCTCAACAAAGGCACCTATGGTTTCTGGCTTGGTTCAGGCAGACGGGATGCGATCAGTAAGTATACCCTAGATATATTCGGCCAGGTACAAAATCTGAAACAATATGTGTTCGAGTCATCGATTCTGAAAGATGAGTACAGAGGCAAAAACGCTGCGACAACGTATACACTAAACGTAACGGATAATAACACCCTTATTGATGTTTCGCTTCGTTCGCCAGATATCAGGGGCTATTTCAACGTGTATAACCCTAACGGAGAAGAGATCGGTTACTCTGGCAGTGGAAATTACGTGGCTCTGATCCGGGCTACCACTAAAGGGCAATATAAGATTGTAGTGACGCCCCTTGACAGTGGTATCGGCAAATACACCCTTTCTGTTTACGGCAGATTTTCTGACCTGAAAAAGCAGTAA
- a CDS encoding OmpA family protein: MTKLYWLLLGIALLVNPARSQQPQSTPRDSVARINSPLQQILDSLRQRPNLKGLKIKLQDINFETNSFRLTASSAVYLDTIAAVLNKIPAVILEIGGHTDNIGLPRNNQVLSENRARAVRDRLIGPGQVVAKRITFRGYGEERPVAPNTTESGRLLNRRVEMQFIGLNTEVVNKIYLRSGQTILVPLVYLSDRTILYKTGENDPLQEIPCGSVLRVEFADGRVQLIDCPPEQTPTTIIQQPPTVRKASQLYTQLRGAAGYMVGDRPNWTSKTDGYAHVVGFGGEGLVGYRLSNWFTVALQTGYWRWSTQVDYKESAEGPVQSQYFSEATQIPLFLSIPVYLTHSVHLTPEAGINLLMIKAGFDSSRESFSGLQIGYGGAIGYTTNRSKRVWTDLSLFYRAHQKATWTGQYGVPPMNYAGLRIGVGFLF; the protein is encoded by the coding sequence ATGACTAAGCTTTACTGGCTTCTACTAGGTATAGCCCTGCTAGTTAATCCGGCCCGTTCACAGCAACCGCAGTCAACACCCCGCGATTCGGTCGCGCGGATTAACAGCCCGCTTCAACAAATTCTCGACTCGTTGCGACAGCGGCCTAATCTGAAAGGGCTGAAAATTAAACTTCAGGACATTAATTTTGAGACAAACTCTTTCCGGCTTACGGCTAGCAGCGCGGTTTATCTCGATACAATAGCGGCCGTACTCAACAAAATTCCAGCGGTTATCCTCGAAATTGGTGGGCATACCGATAACATCGGGCTACCCCGCAATAATCAGGTATTGTCGGAAAATCGCGCCCGGGCCGTGCGTGACCGCCTGATTGGGCCAGGACAGGTAGTGGCCAAACGGATTACGTTTCGGGGCTATGGAGAAGAGCGGCCCGTTGCGCCCAATACAACGGAGAGCGGCCGGTTGCTGAATCGGCGGGTTGAGATGCAGTTTATTGGTCTCAATACTGAGGTAGTGAACAAAATCTACCTGCGCAGCGGACAGACCATTTTAGTGCCGCTAGTGTATTTGTCGGATCGGACCATACTCTACAAAACTGGAGAAAATGACCCTCTGCAAGAAATTCCCTGTGGTAGTGTGCTACGGGTAGAGTTTGCCGACGGCCGGGTGCAACTTATTGACTGCCCGCCTGAACAAACCCCAACGACCATTATCCAACAGCCGCCTACTGTGCGCAAAGCGTCGCAACTGTACACACAACTACGGGGAGCGGCTGGGTATATGGTTGGAGACCGGCCCAACTGGACCAGTAAAACCGATGGCTATGCGCACGTCGTTGGTTTCGGTGGGGAGGGCTTAGTAGGATACCGGCTCTCGAACTGGTTTACCGTAGCGCTGCAAACGGGTTACTGGCGTTGGTCAACTCAGGTTGATTACAAAGAAAGCGCCGAAGGCCCTGTACAGAGTCAGTACTTCAGCGAAGCTACCCAGATTCCATTATTTCTATCCATACCTGTTTACTTGACACATTCCGTCCATTTGACTCCCGAAGCAGGCATCAATCTATTGATGATCAAGGCGGGATTTGATTCCAGCCGTGAGAGTTTTTCGGGCCTGCAAATCGGCTATGGCGGAGCGATAGGTTACACCACTAACCGTAGTAAACGCGTGTGGACTGACTTAAGCTTGTTTTACCGAGCCCACCAAAAAGCTACCTGGACCGGCCAGTATGGCGTTCCACCAATGAATTATGCAGGATTGCGCATTGGCGTCGGCTTCTTATTCTAA
- a CDS encoding DUF4339 domain-containing protein: MNNSLYYVAISEQQTGPFTAEEVRQQQLPGNAMVWKVGMDTWATLDTFIELQPADPASIPPLLRTPHALSLLGNVTKDFNLAALCGMSGAALAYIDQLIDLKLAGFILFSLAQLIFYWGLLHLGRLYGLRGTIRGAKLLMLANLLGWVPLFLGGFIASAAEWVGSLFSAIGTIVAFVDLWPLRTELNRNLVMVVVIGHVAEEFMVKLGISTQSIFRLIEATNVVLLAWLFYEIIAHLAPQPDERQVSSGDKIA, from the coding sequence ATGAACAATAGCTTGTACTATGTAGCTATATCTGAACAGCAAACCGGCCCGTTCACGGCCGAGGAGGTTAGGCAGCAGCAACTGCCCGGTAACGCTATGGTCTGGAAAGTTGGCATGGACACATGGGCTACGCTAGACACTTTTATTGAACTGCAACCGGCCGATCCAGCCTCAATACCACCCCTGCTCCGCACACCCCACGCTTTGTCATTGCTGGGAAACGTTACCAAAGATTTCAATTTAGCCGCCTTATGCGGCATGAGTGGCGCAGCACTTGCCTACATCGACCAACTCATCGACCTAAAGCTTGCAGGCTTTATTTTATTTTCGCTGGCTCAGTTAATATTTTACTGGGGTTTACTACACCTCGGTCGGCTTTACGGGTTGCGGGGTACAATCCGGGGTGCAAAGCTACTCATGCTGGCTAATTTGCTGGGCTGGGTACCACTGTTTTTGGGCGGGTTTATAGCGTCTGCTGCCGAATGGGTTGGTTCACTGTTTTCGGCCATTGGCACCATCGTTGCCTTTGTGGACTTATGGCCTCTACGTACCGAACTAAACCGAAATTTAGTAATGGTAGTTGTTATAGGTCATGTTGCCGAAGAGTTTATGGTCAAGCTTGGGATTAGTACCCAGTCGATTTTTCGGCTTATTGAGGCAACCAATGTAGTTCTCTTAGCCTGGCTTTTTTATGAAATTATAGCTCATCTAGCCCCTCAGCCAGACGAAAGACAGGTTAGCTCTGGTGACAAAATCGCTTAG
- a CDS encoding CHAT domain-containing protein: MFLHTPSYIKVKEQALPNNMLNYSTVILLIVGLLGWLDSVCYAQANKSIPWPSSLSEELELKAGQYEQAGEKTLSRVTYGQSIVERTKSGILTIMAQGGKPWTKYLYQPFDDVIIQGEALQMSGQSQAAEELYIKTLKQLEPLQARSSSARRLQQQLYLLNAARGLKSAEQNLAELTLQVLDEWGPYSELYTSLLYEQIQYYDKTRNLPLLTEVIRKMSLVLRQRQRHLAAFLLNDLEYDTFLALHQRYIDQLLCICVKYHKEQPGLKTIIADYLLASRNLQLNGQRIIREHFIVKTVAEGMVAFGMSVGIPYLQETVKETSPDSKEHQEAVDEIARRQTLIQQVNTKARRNQLYIDWTTTKLKSSQDRGAYEQLESQLIDSVGQFIDQLTLSGPAAVMRMLKPDQAIIDFFSYTDGVYPPNSGYAAIVYTQHRSSPDLILLGSRADIWQLSERQRRQTSTDDYQLMSSINQLYSSSRLYELLWKPLMPMLNGIHRIDYLPIDLLNAVAFDALLSEPGGKPLCEQFTIKRILTVPAAFADSITLVPERLSERQINADFWGGIIYDAKAAKIPHNTKLPNSAIPLRGAVATLTRGRKWTALKGADEEINKVRNILKVFGKRNLEIYTKTKASEFNFKYQYTNLVHPHILHIATHGFYDKMTLKSLDQEANKFSSPYSETMLKAGLVLAGANIPPESGQEDGILTALEISQLNLNSKLVVLSACESGLGEQKSNEGILGLQRAFKLAGAEYLLMTLWEIPDQETADMMDFFYSNLVQGQSVERAFQNAQFLMKSRHPPFYWAGFVLLR, translated from the coding sequence ATGTTCCTGCATACTCCCTCATATATAAAAGTCAAAGAACAAGCGTTGCCTAACAATATGTTGAATTACTCTACAGTTATTCTTCTCATTGTTGGATTATTAGGTTGGTTAGATTCAGTTTGTTATGCGCAGGCAAATAAGAGCATACCCTGGCCTAGTTCGCTATCTGAAGAACTGGAACTTAAAGCTGGCCAGTATGAGCAGGCAGGCGAAAAAACGCTTTCCCGTGTAACTTATGGACAGTCTATAGTTGAACGCACCAAATCTGGAATTCTTACTATAATGGCGCAGGGCGGGAAACCCTGGACAAAATATCTATATCAACCCTTTGATGATGTAATTATTCAAGGAGAAGCTCTCCAAATGTCAGGTCAGTCACAGGCTGCAGAGGAACTATATATAAAAACGCTGAAACAACTAGAGCCGCTTCAGGCGAGGTCTTCCAGCGCTAGGCGGCTACAACAGCAGCTTTATTTACTCAATGCTGCACGTGGCCTGAAAAGTGCAGAACAGAACCTAGCTGAATTGACTCTTCAAGTACTGGACGAATGGGGACCATATAGTGAACTTTATACAAGTTTGCTGTATGAGCAAATTCAGTATTACGATAAAACTCGGAATCTGCCCCTCCTTACTGAAGTAATCCGTAAAATGAGTTTGGTATTGCGGCAGCGACAGAGGCATCTAGCAGCGTTTTTACTCAATGATCTTGAGTATGATACCTTTCTGGCTCTGCATCAGCGATATATTGACCAACTGTTATGCATTTGCGTTAAATACCACAAGGAGCAACCCGGACTAAAAACTATAATTGCTGACTACCTTTTGGCATCTCGTAACCTTCAGCTAAATGGGCAACGAATTATTCGGGAACACTTCATCGTAAAAACTGTGGCAGAGGGGATGGTCGCTTTTGGAATGAGTGTAGGAATCCCCTACTTACAGGAGACGGTGAAAGAGACATCCCCGGATTCTAAAGAACATCAGGAAGCAGTGGATGAAATTGCGCGTCGGCAAACTCTCATCCAGCAGGTCAATACCAAAGCGCGACGTAACCAACTGTATATTGACTGGACTACGACCAAATTGAAATCAAGTCAGGATAGAGGTGCATATGAGCAATTAGAAAGTCAACTAATTGATAGTGTTGGGCAATTTATCGATCAGCTTACCTTGTCCGGCCCGGCTGCAGTCATGCGTATGCTAAAGCCAGATCAGGCCATTATCGACTTTTTTTCATACACCGATGGTGTATATCCACCCAATAGTGGTTACGCTGCTATTGTTTATACCCAACACCGATCTTCACCAGATTTAATACTGCTGGGTAGTCGGGCCGATATATGGCAGCTAAGTGAGCGTCAGAGAAGGCAAACGTCAACGGATGATTACCAATTGATGAGTTCAATTAATCAATTATATTCATCATCTCGCCTATATGAATTGCTCTGGAAGCCATTGATGCCAATGCTAAACGGTATTCATCGTATCGATTACTTACCGATAGATCTGCTTAATGCCGTTGCGTTCGATGCCTTGCTCTCTGAGCCTGGGGGAAAACCTCTTTGTGAACAATTCACCATAAAAAGAATCCTAACTGTCCCTGCAGCCTTCGCTGACTCCATTACACTTGTTCCAGAGCGACTCTCTGAAAGGCAGATTAACGCCGATTTCTGGGGGGGGATCATATATGATGCTAAGGCGGCCAAAATACCTCATAATACCAAATTGCCTAATTCAGCTATTCCTTTGCGGGGAGCAGTCGCTACGCTGACACGTGGTCGCAAGTGGACGGCCTTAAAAGGAGCTGATGAAGAAATTAATAAAGTTCGAAATATATTGAAGGTATTTGGGAAACGAAACCTTGAAATATATACTAAAACCAAAGCCAGCGAATTCAATTTTAAATATCAGTATACCAACCTGGTCCATCCACATATTCTACACATTGCCACGCACGGATTTTACGACAAAATGACGCTTAAAAGTCTGGATCAGGAAGCTAATAAATTTTCGTCTCCCTACTCCGAAACAATGTTAAAGGCTGGTCTGGTTTTGGCCGGTGCCAATATACCTCCGGAATCCGGACAGGAAGACGGTATTCTAACGGCTCTCGAAATTTCACAACTCAACCTGAATTCAAAGCTAGTAGTGCTTAGCGCTTGCGAGTCTGGATTAGGTGAACAAAAAAGCAATGAAGGTATCCTCGGACTTCAACGAGCCTTCAAACTTGCCGGAGCAGAGTACTTGCTAATGACGCTTTGGGAGATTCCTGATCAGGAAACAGCCGACATGATGGACTTTTTTTACAGCAATTTGGTCCAGGGCCAATCAGTCGAACGGGCCTTTCAAAACGCCCAGTTTTTGATGAAATCACGTCATCCTCCTTTTTACTGGGCAGGCTTCGTTTTATTGCGATGA